The DNA region CAGATAGGATAAACAACccagccccagaggccactgTCCTGTCTCCTAAATATCAGACCCCTGGGGCAGCCAATGAGGGCGACACCCACACATCCAACAGTGTTTCCTGGAAAGTTCAAACTCCAAATGGAAAAGCACACTAAGTGGAAAAGTGCAAGGCCAGAACTTGCACTGGAACTCAaagagtatgaaaaaaaaaaatcttgaaaaattcTGTAAGTGCAGGAAGTACCTGGGTAGCTAGAAGTGCAGCAACCACATCAGCATGGTTTTATCTCATCTATATCTGACActtatttcttaatgtttcttttatttattttcatttgaatttatttatattaacataaaaGGGGTTGgctacttaaatatatattataaatatatgtaagctGTTCATATTGGCTTAATCCACATCAAATATAGTTTACAAAGGGAAAGGACAAGCACTTTGTATAGAATATACAGACATAGCATCTCACCATGGGCCCACAAGAGGGGCAGGGAAACAACTTATATTTACTAATTAGAATAGCtatttccaggtgtggtggcatatgactataatcccagtgactcaggagactgaggcaggaggacagcaagttcaagtccagcctcagaaacttttgGGGctggagactgtctcaaaataaaaaaaggctggggatgtagctccatgtgTGAGGACCTGATTCACTCCCTAGCACtaaggagaagaaattttaaaaattattgtcatCCTTGAGACCATATAAAGAACCCCTACCCCATCTAGACCATACAAAGAACCCCTATCCCATCTGACCACGCCTGGGGAAAATGTTACCGTTGTGTGTGACAGTTAGAGAACTCCTGGTTTCCAGACTGTCCTGTTCTGGGTGACCAGAGCCTCCCTCTACTACTATTCCTGGAACCTCCCAGTGCTGTACTGAGAATTATAGGCACATACAGCTTGGCAAGCAACCCATTCTCAGGAAATGCAAGCGCTTCTTCCCATCCCCATGAGACAAGCACAATGTGATCAGAGCATTTGTGGTATGCCTGCAGAGGTGACATAGAATATCAGACCAGGAGAGGCAgggttttggagactggaaaggaAGATTCAGTACAGGAACTGCACAGACTATTTCCATCAGAAGAGAACAGAGTCCCATCCTTGATGCCTACCTGTGGAGACTTGCCTAGCCCAACATCCTACCCAATTCCTGGAGTGTCCAGAAGCTACCCTCCCCCCTAACCTACTTTCCCTCAGCAGAGTTATGGGTTGTCTTGGGAAaggataggaaaagagaaaaaacagagagggagaggagagagacaggctTTCCAGACCCAGGCCCACCCAAATGGGAAGCTACAGCCCTCTTGCTTCCTGTTCTGCTTTAGACCAAGCCCATGGGGTACACAGAGGGGTAGGCACTTTTCAGTCACCCCATAGATATCTCAACAATCAGGGTTCATGAGCAAAGGACTGAACTAGAAGGACAGCTGGAGGATGAAAGTAAAGGATTCTTCCTCCTTTAGGCAAGTCACTTCCCCTCTTTGGGGCCTCCTTTCCCCATCTAGAAAGTAGAACAGTGAGTCATTCTCTCAACAAATTCTTCTTGAGTACAGACCATGTGCTGGATGCTGCAGGGAATAAGACAGAAGAGGCCTCTGCTCTGAGGAGCTTACATTCTGGAAacagacaataaacaaacaaacaagaacattTCCTAAGTGCTGTAATGAAAACGAAGCAAGTCAATATGATAGAAAGTAAATGTGAACCAAGTGCCTTTTTAGGCTCCTGTGCTAATGGTCACTTGCTAGAGTTTTATACCTAAAAGACAAGCCAGGCAGCCTCCTTGCCCTGATGTGTCTTATAAGAGCCTTTGTCCCGACTTTCATTCTACACTACCACTGATATTCCTAATCTAGGATGACAAATACTTTTAGATTCTCTGCCTCAATCCCATTCACTGAACAAGACTCAGCCCAGGCCAACATCATAGGCACAGGCCTGCTATTCACTTGCTCACAGTAGAAGACATTTTACACTAATATCAATTGAACAATAAGATTTGGAAAAAGGggttgagatgtagctcagtggtagagcatttgccctgtgtgaggctctgggtttcatctacaaaatacataaatatacaaacaaaaatcagaatgagaactttccatttttcagatttttcccttctctcttttgcaGTATCcagagtctcatgcatgctaggcaaacactctaccactgagctaaagtcCACCCTCCAGTTCTGATTCTTAAATATCAAACTACAGGTGCATGCATTGGTCAAAAATTACCAAATGTACACAATGTCTGTATATTGCACTGTATAAGATTTTGCCTGAAAGACAAAAGGTACAAATAATGAATTCCAGTTAATGAAATGAATTCTGAAGTCATTAAGGAGTGGTATACTGATTCTGCAACTTACTTTGAAATGCATcaaaaataagatggattaattTAGTATAATGTGTGATTAATTGAGTATATTAAAATGTCAATGGAGAATCAAAGCAGCAGTAATGCAGGTGTTTGCTGTAAAAATTCTGTTTATtaggtgggcatggtggtgcacacctgcaatcccagcaacttgggaggctgaagcaggaggcaacttagcaggaccctgtctcaaaataaaatatttgaaaaagatatttgggttgtagctcagcagaaCATTTCTGGgttctgctgaaaaagaaatgtatgttttttttaaaaaggtgaaagttgggagctggggttgtgactcagtggtagaacacttgcctagcatgtgtgaggcactggttcaattttcagcaccacatataagcaaataaataaaattttaaaagatccatcaataactaataaaaatattttttaaaaaggtgaaagtttttacaataaaaagttagaaagaaaattagatattaactttacaaaaaaaagtttaaaaactgcCTTTGATTTTCAAACAACTCTCTCCATAGACAATTCCAATATTTCTCCACATTAACACACATTTTTAATGAGGTTGTAATCTATATACATTTGTCATTgttattaaaaagtatttctcacatgtttttaaaacttcatgaCAGCCATACAGTGTTTAATGTTTGTAGAAGAAACAGGTGGTATGTTGCTTTGGGGTTGCAGATTTTTTATTGTGTACATTCTAAAAGCACTGGCCAAGTCTCCCCTCTGACTGGGCTATTGGGTAGCAATTCTTTTTCATTGAGAACTAGAAAagttggaaaacatttttatctatctatctatatctatctattttctgcactggagatggaactcaggggtatttaggggtatttaaccacatccccagtccttttttgcatttttttcttttctttttttttttttttttttagaaacagggtctcactgagttggttagggcctcattaagttgctgaagctggctcaaaaaaaatcacaatcctcctgcctcggacTCCTGAACTgctgattacaggcatgcatggtGATGCACAGcgagaaaaacattttaaaacttatcAGGGCAGTGAGAAATTGTGGAGCCAAGACTGGGGAGGAAAACAGCCTAGAATAATCCCAGTATTGGGGAATCCTTTCTTTTCCTTGGAGGTGTCCACTAGTttcaaagggaaaaatgaaaggcTGTGCCAGACTGTGATTCCAAAAACTGGCCATATTTCCAGTACCTTGCTATTCCCCTGTCAAGAGGTGGAGGCTATTTCACCTTGAAATTGGTGAGGTAAGTTTATGAGACTGCCTTGACAAACAGAATGTGGCACATTTGACACCATGGGACTTCCAAAGCTAGGTCAGGAAAGGCAGAACAGATTCCGCTTGGCTCCTTCTTGGGATGCCTGCTTTTGGAAACCAGCTTGTCCTATGACCAACGTTGTGATGCTGTGAGGTACCCTGGGTTGTATAAATGTTCTGGTTCACAACCCTAAGGTCCTAGTTAACAACCAGCTTCAACCAGACATGTGGGAAAGCAAGCCCCTGGGTGATTTCAGTACCCAGCTGTCAAGTTACCGCCTGCCTTTTGAGTCTTCCAGTTGATGTCCAGATACTGTGGAGCAGACACAACCAtcctgttcaattttttttttttcccccagtgctggcaCATGCTGGGTGAGCATTCTAACAGAGCTACAGACCCAGCCACTATCTGAATTCTTGACCACATATAAGTAgtgaatataataaattattttagaatttgagCTATACCCCCTTGGAGGATTTTCACAAACTTACATTTACAAATcagatgaggaaaaagaaaaggacataACTTACCAGGTCCCAAGTCtccccttctttttaaaaaaatatcttttagatatatagacctttatttttattcacttacttatatatgtggtgctgagaatcgaacccagtgcttcacacatgctaggcaagccctctaccactgagccacagcctcagccctccctctcttttttgaAGTGTGGTTATGCTTAGTAGTATTGGGGGGGGTAAGGTTTGAAGCACTAATGAGAGCTGATCTTTggttttctttcccctttgtccTCCTGCTAAACAAAAGAGGGCAATACAAAGAAAATGGTATGCCCTGGGTAATGGATGGAAGAGACATAGTGCATGAGAGTACAGACTGAAGGCTGGAGACAAAGAGCAGAGGGCCAAGAAGACTCCCTACTGATTGGAGGTGAGGTCTCCCCTGGGTGGGGGTGAGGTAAGGCCAAGGAATCTCTAGTTCACGGTTCTTAGGCAGAATTGAGATGTTCTAGCTTCCTTTCCTCTTCAACCCAGACACCACTCAGGAATTGCCACCACTATTCAGTAAGCAGGGCTCTCTAAGGCTTCTCCTTCAACTCCCACAACATGCCTCTCCTAGATCCTGTGGCCTGTCCTCAGGGTTCCCTGATCACAGAGGGCCTGATTCCCATTCCAGCTTGAAGTCAATCTGGGTTTCAAATCCTTGTTTTGCTACGCATTTGCTATTAGCAACCTCTCTGGTCCTCAATTTCCTCTTATGTTAGAGGGGTGATGTTATCTATCTCACAAGACTGTCatgagaaacaaatgaaataataatggcACGATGTTTAACATGGTTCTCCTGAGTGTGTGCACAAGCACATAGTGTTTTTCAGTGTGATTCTTGCTGAGTTTTGTGCAATTTATCCCCATAATCTTCCTCAGGTCTGTGAGCCTGATAGAACTTTCCTTGATAACTATATGGAGATAGACAGGGCCCTCTTGTAAAACCCTACCTCCAGAGCTAACACCATCAAATGCATGGAGTTCTGCTGCAATGTCTAGATGGTTCTGCCTCAGATTTGCTTTTCTTAGGCTGGACTGTATAAGACAAGCATTCTAAAGTGTCCCATCTTTATTTACAATGAGAGTCCCCTCCTCTCCGGCCCCTTCCTCAGCTTTGCTCTGGGGAAGGAGCTGGATAAAGTACTTCTGCCAAGTCCAGGGTCTAGGGGAAGAACCCCCTGAAGGGAGTGCTCCTCACTTCTTCTGGGCTTGTGCTCTGGCTCGTTGAATCTTGTCAGCTGTGGCTCCATCTGTGGCTCCAGTGCAGTGGGACAATACAAGGCTCAGCTCAGCCTCATTCCGGTGCTCGATGGCCACATCTGcagcctgagccacatccctatggTTGGAGCAGAAGGGGAGATGGTATTGGGACTGCCCAAGGGCACCAACCCTGCCTCTTCTCAGCCACCTCACACCCACAGGGCCCTGATTCAACGCACCCAACGAGAAGCAAAGCCTTGACCTTTTGCTCAGGACCCACTCGGGAAGCGTACTTCTTGGCCTCATATTTGTTGTGTTGTTTCATGCAGATTTCCACAAAGGGCTTCACAGGAGAGGAAAGGGGTTGAGAGGTAAGACAAAGGATATCCTGTGTTCTCTTCTGAGCAAAGCCCAATGGATACACTGtccatatgtattttatatatcagTCCCAACAATGGCAAGACAGTTGTGATCTCAACATGCTTGGGGCAGAAAAAAACCTAAACCAAAGGCCTGTTAGAATCTTGAAATCTATTATTTTCGTGCTCCTCCTCCACCATCCACTACTACCCACTTGACAACAGGCATTTGCTGTCACTTGCCCTTTCAGGTCTTCTTTTCTCTCATGGTTGCCATTATCAAATTTGCCCGCCACACCTTTGAACCCCTGCCACAGGAAACAAAACCCCGTGACATGATATCTTCCCCTACCCAATAGGTGCACCTTTTCAGACCCCCGTTTTCCCAACTCAAGCAAGAAAGCCCAGGCACATGTTGTTCCTGCTGGCTCTTTGGGGGAAAGCGGCTCACTTTACACCTCCCTTTGCAGACAGACTCCAGCCCATCCTCCAGTGCACTCAACACTGTGGATGCTATCTGCCCACACATGGGCTAATACATGGGCAGCAGAACAGGTGCCTGAATAAGTCATCCTATCTGTCTCCCTGCCCAGGACTACCCTCGCTACTGGGGGGCTGGAAGGAGTACCCCTGACTTACCAGGTAACCTATGGGTGATTTCTTGCTCTTAGAAAACTTTTCCAGTTCCTCCCAGTCTTCCAAATCTGCCAGGGCAGTCAGCTTTAGCCACCAAAGCCTGCAGAAAGCTGGGCTTAGAGGTTTTGCAGAAAAGGCAGGTTGTCCACGTGCTGCCCAAGAGGTCTCTATATACCTCTTGTCAGGGATGCGGAAATCACGGGCCAGTTGTTCTGCACGTTTGTTATGGCCGTTGAGGATGAGGGTGGTGACCGTGTCATGTAGAGACAGGTCTAGAAACTGGCCCCCCAACTCATCTTCTAGGCGCCTCTGTAGCCGTAGGAGCCGCATTTGATCCTCTGTAGCCTGGGGACCAGGATGAGGCAGGTCGAGGATGAGAGAGACAAGAGCAAGAGGGGAAGCCAGGCAGCTCTTAGAAAAGGGTAAGCCAAACCTTGGCTGCAAACTCATTCTTGGCCTTGTAAAAGGCGTCAGCTGCTGTCTGCAGAGCTGCTACGCGTCCCTCAATACGCTACAAAGACAAAGGGAGACTGAGTTCACAATGCAAAGGACCTTGGCCCTCCCCACCCAGGTGACAGCTCCCCAGTCCCTGTGCCCAGGGTCACCAAGGTCAGCCTTACCCACTAGGGGCACCACTCTGGTGTCCTAGAGGGATGACTAGCTCCTTTGGAACCAGCCCCCATTCTGGCCACACCTTTTCTCAAACTCTCCCTTCAACAGTGAGGATGTTGGATGGAGTGTGAACCGAATGCTAAAGCCTACATTCCCAGGAAAGGCATCAGACTAATAGCCTCAGCTCATGGGCTCCACCCACTCCATGGACCTCAGACCTCTCCAGTAGCATAGCTGGCTTGAATGTGGAAGCTGCCCAGCTCCTGGTGATTGTCATCTTGATTGTAAAGGTCCTTCAGCGTCTCTAGCTCCTGATGCTTACAGAACTGGGCAGAGGGCAGGCCATCAGTCAGCAATGCCAACTCAAGGGCTCAGGCAGCTCCAACCTGCTACCTGCCCACCACACACACCTGTCGATATAAACTCAGGGCCATGGGCTGGTTCCGGAGGGTCATGAAAAAGTCTCCTCGGTTCAGCTCGTTCTTCAGGTGCAGCAATACTGTGAACACTGTAGGAATAATAAGATAGGCTGGGAACTCTACCCTTGGCCCTCCTCAGCCCAGATGACCCAGTTTGCTTCTCATCCAAACCCTGCTCACCCAGGTCAGTGTCCCCACTCTCGATGGCCTTGCTCAGTGCTAGTTTGCTCCTCTTCATCTTTAGGAGAAGGGGCACTTGCTCCCCTGAGCGTGGCTCATATTCCAGCAGCtgcagggtggggaggaaggCAGAGAAGAGCTGGCACGGGGGCTTTGAACATTCATATCACAGAATCTGGAGAGGGCTGGGCACCCACACCTTGATGGCCAGCTCTGTGCGGCCACAGCCATAGGCCCGCGCAGCAATGTCAGAGTATGAGACACCAGGCGTGTCCCCCAGCTTCTGATTAATGGCCCGTGCAACATCCTCATCTGATACATCTTTCTGCTGCACCTGCAAGGTGTATGGGGGAGGGTGTCATACACATCTATATGTCACTCCTTATCTCCCAGCTCCACAGGGCCTGTGATCAGACCCTTACCCGCTCATTCCACATTTTTCACCAGGGCCTGAAATCACCTAAATGCCCTTGGGTCCCACATCCTTGCCTTGTAGCAGGCCCAGTGGGCCAGGATCCTGCTGACGCCCTGTACTTCTGGAAGACGCAGGTACTCACATATCTGGATGGCCAGGGGATATAGCCTCCGCAATACAAGCCTGGCAGAGAAGGAGGGTGAGAGAGCACAAGGGACAAGGTAGGGCAGAGAAAAGGGGCAGAGAAGCCCCAGCCTGTGCCTCAGGCCTCCAAAATCTTAAGATGTGTCAAATACAATGACCATAAGACTCTACCCAAGGCCATAATGCCCCCCCACTTACAGCCCTCCTATAGCACCCCTCGGCTTTTTATACCTGTCCAGGAGCACCTGGATGGTGAGCTGCTTATATCTGTATTTTCCTTGGTTAAGGATCCAGATGGGGATAAGTCCTGTTTGCCAAGTACCTGCagaccacatctccagccccttccccagTCACCCCCAGCTATAAATACCCTCCCTCCATGCTTGAGGATACTGGCTATAGGTGAGAGGAATCCCAATGTGGTAGTCCCGGACAGCATTGAGCACACGCAGGTCCTGACACATGTGCACGAAACTATCAGGTGGAAATCTGTCAAGGAAACACTTCCCAAACGAAGCCGCCTGAGAAGAGCCAGAGGGCAATGGAAGAAAGCTTTCTCTACTGCAAAAACCAGTTCACCTCCTTCCCAGCATCCCCTCATTCCCAGAACCCTCTCCAGCCCAACCCTGAGCAGACTCTTCTGCATGTCTGGTCGGTGTTCGTGTCCTGCAGCCTCAATGCATTGCTGCACGGCCTGAGTCAGCTGTCCCAGCTCCTGGATTTCTCGTAGGTACTCATCTGCTTTCTGGCTTTCTTTCTGCAGGGAGAGGTTTGGTGATGGAGCAAAATGACAGAGAACACCCCACATTGGCCTTTAGCCCCTCTGGACTATAGTTCAAATGGGCTGGTTTAGAGGGCCTGCATAAGCTGGAGCCTGAACTCTCTCACTCTGTTCAGTATATCTGAGATCATCCCATGTTGGCTCACAGTTGCCTCTGGGAGGCCTTGACAACTTCTAGTGCTGACTTATGCCTAGCTGGAGATAGCAAGGACACCCTATCCTTCTCCATTACCATATGGAGAAACACCCATGTTACTTGAATTCCCAAGCAGCCCACCAGTGTTCTCCCTGAAGCCCTCTTTTTATTTGTCCtcggcactgaggattgaacccaggaacacttaaccactgagccacatccctagccctattctttaaaatattattttaaattttattttgagacagggtctcacctaagttgcttaggcctacctaggttgctgaggctggctttgaacttgtaatcctcctgtttcagcctcctgagctgttgatACAGGCATCTGAAACCCTCTCTTGATAGGTGGCACCTGGCTGTGCCCACACATGCCCATACAGGGGCAGAGGGCTGGACCAGTCAGGGGGCAGGAAGAAGGGACTTCTTCCCTTCTTAGGGCCTGGGAAGAAGTCCACAGATTTACCTCATACTCCTTCTGGGCCTCCAACAGTAGTGCTCCGGGGGCCATCGAGGCAATTTTGAAGATCTCCTCACTGGCCACTGGGGGAGGGAGTCAGTGAGTGCAGATGGGGCAAGAAAACCTTCAGTCTTGCCTCAATACCCAGATCCTCCTTTGGGCCACTGGCCTAGGGTAACTGGGATGTTGAGGAGCCTCTGCCCCGGGTTACATGATACCCTTGTGGAGATCTCACCTGGAACCTCATGTAGAAACTCATGGGTGCTGCGGGAGAAGATGCGGACCCCATCAAGTTCAGGTACCAGGTAGGAATCCTCATCAAGCACAAACCTGATCTTGGTTAAGGTTTCCAAGAGTGTCTCTAAAGTTAAGGTGGGATCAGTgacctccctcccccctcccacaCCACAAGGCAGCCCTTTAAGGATACTGAATGCTCTCAGGTGCATCGCCCACCACCATTAGCAGCCTCTCCCAGGCCACCACGACAGCCCTTTCCTTGCTGCGAGGACGACTGCACCTGTTGATAGCACCATACACACAAATCTGGGACACTTCCAGGACAGC from Ictidomys tridecemlineatus isolate mIctTri1 chromosome 5, mIctTri1.hap1, whole genome shotgun sequence includes:
- the Vps16 gene encoding vacuolar protein sorting-associated protein 16 homolog, producing MDCYTANWNPLGDSAFYRKYELYSMDWDLKEELRDCPVAAAPYGGPIALLRNPWRKEKAASVRPVLEIYSASGMPLASLLWKSGPVVSLGWSAEEELLCVQEDGAVLVYGLHGDFRRHFSMGNEVLQNRVLDARIFHTEFGSGVAILTGAHRFTLSANVGDLKLRRMPEVPGLQSAPSCWTTLCQDRVAHILLAVGPDLYLLDHATCSAVTPPGLAPGVSSFLQMAVSFTYRHLALFTDTGYIWMGTASLKEKLCEFNCNIRAPPKQMVWCSRPRSKERAVVVAWERLLMVVGDAPESIQFVLDEDSYLVPELDGVRIFSRSTHEFLHEVPVASEEIFKIASMAPGALLLEAQKEYEKESQKADEYLREIQELGQLTQAVQQCIEAAGHEHRPDMQKSLLRAASFGKCFLDRFPPDSFVHMCQDLRVLNAVRDYHIGIPLTYSQYKQLTIQVLLDRLVLRRLYPLAIQICEYLRLPEVQGVSRILAHWACLQVQQKDVSDEDVARAINQKLGDTPGVSYSDIAARAYGCGRTELAIKLLEYEPRSGEQVPLLLKMKRSKLALSKAIESGDTDLVFTVLLHLKNELNRGDFFMTLRNQPMALSLYRQFCKHQELETLKDLYNQDDNHQELGSFHIQASYATGERIEGRVAALQTAADAFYKAKNEFAAKATEDQMRLLRLQRRLEDELGGQFLDLSLHDTVTTLILNGHNKRAEQLARDFRIPDKRLWWLKLTALADLEDWEELEKFSKSKKSPIGYLPFVEICMKQHNKYEAKKYASRVGPEQKVKALLLVGDVAQAADVAIEHRNEAELSLVLSHCTGATDGATADKIQRARAQAQKK